The Neobacillus sp. OS1-2 genome includes a window with the following:
- the scpA gene encoding methylmalonyl-CoA mutase: MTKEEWQEKVKQEIVTTIDDLLFETNEQITLKPLYTKEDRDELEHLENLPGLPPYTRGPYPTMYVNRPWTVRQYAGFSTAEESNAFYRRNLAMGQKGLSVAFDLATHRGYDSDHSRVVGDVGKAGVAIDSVLDMKTLFDGIPLDQMSVSMTMNGAVLPILAFFIVTAEEQGVSQEKLSGTIQNDILKEYMVRNTYIYPPEMSMKIIADIFEYTSKYMPKFNSISISGYHMQEAGAPADIELAYTLADGLEYVRTGLKAGIEIDSFAPRLSFFWAIGMNYFMEVAKMRAGRLIWAKMMKSFNPKNEKSLALRTHSQTSGWSLTEQDPFNNVTRTLIEAHAAAMGHTQSLHTNALDEAIALPTDFSARIARNTQLFLQEETGITNVIDPWAGSYYVEKLTDELVQRAWTHIEEIEGLGGMAKAIETGLPKMRIEEAAARRQAQIDSGKETIIGVNRYRLEKEEAIDILDIDNTAVRLKQIEKLNELKSGRDDQKVGEALSALTKAAETGEDNLLGLAVQAARVRATLGEISDAIERVASRHKAVIRSISGVYSTAFSNEEEIEEVKRMTDEFLENEGRRPRILIAKMGQDGHDRGAKVIATAFADLGFDVDIGPLFQTPEETARQAVENDVHVIGFSSLAAGHKTLLPQLVNELKKLGREDILVVIGGVIPAQDYQFLYEHGASAIFGPGTIIPVSAQKVIKEIYKQLGYEEVAQ, from the coding sequence ATTACTAAGGAAGAATGGCAGGAAAAAGTTAAACAGGAAATTGTAACGACTATTGATGACTTACTGTTTGAAACAAATGAGCAAATCACATTAAAACCGCTTTATACAAAAGAAGATCGGGATGAGCTAGAGCATCTTGAAAACCTTCCAGGACTCCCTCCATATACACGAGGGCCATATCCAACCATGTATGTAAACCGTCCATGGACGGTAAGGCAGTATGCAGGATTTTCAACTGCTGAAGAAAGTAATGCTTTTTACCGCCGCAATCTGGCCATGGGGCAAAAAGGATTATCGGTCGCCTTTGATTTAGCTACACATCGCGGCTATGACTCAGACCATTCAAGAGTGGTTGGGGATGTGGGGAAAGCGGGAGTTGCAATCGACTCAGTCCTTGATATGAAAACACTATTTGATGGGATCCCACTTGATCAAATGTCCGTTTCGATGACAATGAACGGTGCTGTATTACCAATCTTAGCATTCTTCATCGTGACGGCGGAGGAACAAGGGGTAAGTCAAGAGAAATTATCAGGCACCATCCAAAATGATATTTTAAAAGAATATATGGTGCGGAATACGTATATTTACCCACCGGAGATGTCGATGAAAATTATTGCCGATATCTTTGAATACACTTCCAAATACATGCCAAAGTTTAATAGTATCAGTATTTCCGGCTATCATATGCAGGAGGCCGGTGCACCTGCAGATATTGAATTGGCTTATACTTTAGCTGATGGGTTGGAATATGTAAGAACTGGCCTAAAAGCGGGAATAGAAATTGATTCATTTGCTCCAAGGCTATCGTTTTTCTGGGCAATCGGGATGAATTACTTCATGGAGGTTGCTAAAATGCGTGCGGGACGCTTGATTTGGGCAAAAATGATGAAATCATTCAATCCTAAGAATGAAAAGTCATTGGCATTGCGAACACATTCGCAAACATCCGGCTGGAGCTTGACGGAACAGGACCCATTTAATAATGTCACAAGAACACTCATTGAGGCACATGCAGCAGCAATGGGTCATACACAATCCCTGCACACTAATGCATTAGATGAAGCGATCGCCCTGCCAACCGATTTTTCGGCCCGAATCGCGCGTAACACGCAATTGTTTTTACAAGAAGAAACGGGTATTACCAACGTGATTGACCCATGGGCGGGCTCTTATTATGTAGAAAAGCTAACGGATGAATTAGTCCAAAGAGCATGGACGCATATTGAAGAGATTGAAGGCCTTGGGGGTATGGCGAAGGCAATTGAAACAGGACTGCCGAAAATGAGGATAGAGGAGGCTGCTGCAAGGAGGCAGGCACAAATTGACTCCGGGAAAGAAACAATCATTGGCGTCAATCGTTATCGTCTTGAAAAAGAAGAGGCCATTGATATTTTGGATATTGATAATACCGCTGTCCGATTAAAACAAATTGAAAAATTAAACGAATTAAAGTCCGGCCGCGATGACCAAAAAGTTGGCGAAGCACTTAGCGCATTAACAAAAGCAGCAGAAACAGGGGAAGACAATTTGTTAGGTCTTGCGGTTCAAGCGGCAAGAGTAAGAGCAACGTTAGGAGAAATTTCTGATGCAATAGAGCGTGTTGCCAGCAGACATAAAGCGGTAATCCGTTCGATTAGCGGTGTATATAGTACCGCCTTTAGCAATGAAGAAGAGATAGAAGAAGTGAAAAGAATGACCGATGAATTTCTTGAGAATGAAGGAAGACGACCACGGATCCTCATTGCCAAAATGGGGCAGGACGGTCATGATCGCGGGGCAAAGGTTATTGCCACAGCATTCGCTGATCTTGGGTTCGATGTGGATATCGGCCCGTTATTCCAGACACCCGAAGAAACGGCGAGGCAGGCTGTTGAGAATGATGTCCATGTTATTGGGTTCAGTTCGCTTGCGGCAGGACATAAAACGTTATTACCGCAGCTCGTGAATGAATTGAAAAAATTAGGACGAGAAGATATTTTAGTTGTCATCGGTGGTGTTATACCGGCTCAAGATTATCAATTTTTGTATGAACATGGAGCCTCGGCCATATTTGGTCCGGGAACGATTATCCCAGTGTCTGCACAAAAAGTAATCAAGGAGATTTATAAGCAACTTGGTTATGAGGAAGTGGCACAATAA
- a CDS encoding methylmalonyl-CoA mutase subunit beta encodes MGKIKSQAFVIKTLDEWKEKAESSLKGKTVKSLETTTYENIVLKPLYSKTDEQPISEFPGASDFRRGIYPLGYRTNEWKAAQRISYQTPEELQVKLHQSFEKGQSAISFEVKEALFEREESLVNILGNFNVQYPFAINAKDLQSAFHKQVTNLDGQDQIRGYIGADPVALFAEDGLISEEFLKDWLENIQQSSILFPNLRTILIDTVPYHNGGANGVQELGISLAEGVYYLEKLQEKGMELEEILGKMVFQFAIGGNFFMEIAKLRAARVLWNRITQLYSVNEKSRGMMIAAETSSSTKTVHDPHVNLLRAGNEAFAAVIGGVQYLHVSPFDEHSGATPFSERIARNVQLLLKEEAHLKKVIDPAGGSWYVEELTNLLAEKAWSFFQQIEASGGILEVLKTNWLQHEITSVYERRNLDIQTRKQSIVGTNVYANLDETVPSRPLSREQSRFAGGVRIEAVTSKRLAEPFEELRSKAKYLEGKFGSVPTVGMICLGELKQYKSRLDFMKGFFASGGINSVEGRPILTVEDARQFVTQQPVKYFCLCGTNDQYESLGHEILMGLKAELPERTFYLAGLPEKENQARWMNEGIKQFIHLKSNCYEAISTLLADMEVNTIEKTKA; translated from the coding sequence TTGGGGAAAATAAAAAGTCAGGCATTTGTTATTAAAACATTGGATGAATGGAAGGAGAAAGCGGAGTCATCTCTAAAAGGAAAAACAGTTAAATCCTTAGAAACTACTACATATGAAAATATAGTTTTGAAACCGCTTTATTCCAAGACAGATGAGCAGCCAATCTCGGAATTTCCAGGTGCTTCGGATTTTAGAAGAGGGATTTACCCGCTTGGATATAGGACAAATGAATGGAAAGCCGCACAGCGCATTTCCTATCAAACGCCTGAAGAGTTGCAAGTGAAACTCCATCAATCGTTTGAAAAAGGACAATCTGCTATTTCATTTGAAGTTAAAGAGGCACTATTTGAAAGAGAAGAAAGCCTTGTCAACATTTTGGGGAATTTCAATGTCCAATACCCATTTGCTATCAACGCCAAAGATTTACAATCGGCTTTTCATAAACAAGTAACTAATTTGGATGGACAAGACCAAATCCGCGGATATATCGGTGCTGATCCGGTTGCACTATTTGCAGAGGATGGTCTTATTTCAGAAGAATTTCTCAAGGATTGGCTTGAAAATATCCAACAATCGAGTATATTATTTCCTAATTTACGTACGATCTTAATCGACACGGTGCCATATCATAATGGCGGGGCGAATGGGGTTCAAGAGCTCGGTATTTCTTTAGCAGAAGGGGTATATTATCTCGAAAAGCTTCAGGAAAAAGGAATGGAACTAGAAGAAATCCTCGGTAAAATGGTCTTTCAATTTGCGATTGGCGGAAACTTTTTCATGGAGATTGCTAAACTGAGGGCAGCACGTGTTCTGTGGAATCGAATCACCCAACTATACAGTGTAAATGAAAAGTCTCGCGGAATGATGATTGCTGCAGAAACATCTTCTTCCACTAAAACTGTACATGACCCACATGTAAATTTACTTCGAGCAGGGAATGAAGCATTTGCGGCTGTCATTGGTGGTGTTCAATATTTACATGTAAGTCCTTTCGATGAACACAGTGGCGCAACACCCTTTTCAGAAAGGATTGCTAGAAATGTCCAACTTCTTTTAAAAGAGGAAGCACATCTGAAAAAAGTGATTGACCCTGCAGGTGGTTCCTGGTATGTGGAAGAATTAACAAACCTATTAGCAGAAAAGGCGTGGTCCTTCTTTCAACAAATCGAAGCCAGTGGCGGCATCCTTGAAGTATTAAAAACGAATTGGCTGCAGCATGAAATTACCTCTGTCTATGAAAGAAGGAATCTTGATATTCAGACAAGGAAGCAAAGTATTGTTGGCACAAATGTTTATGCGAATTTAGATGAAACAGTACCCAGCAGACCACTTTCGAGGGAACAATCTCGTTTTGCAGGTGGAGTAAGAATCGAAGCTGTCACATCTAAGAGATTGGCCGAACCATTTGAGGAATTGCGCAGTAAAGCGAAGTATCTTGAAGGGAAATTTGGATCTGTACCGACTGTCGGCATGATTTGTCTAGGAGAATTAAAACAATATAAGTCAAGACTCGATTTTATGAAGGGATTTTTTGCTTCCGGTGGCATCAACTCTGTAGAAGGCCGCCCTATTTTAACGGTAGAAGATGCTAGACAATTTGTTACACAACAACCCGTTAAATACTTTTGTCTATGTGGTACGAATGACCAATATGAATCCTTGGGTCATGAAATTTTAATGGGCTTGAAGGCAGAATTGCCTGAGCGAACTTTTTACTTAGCGGGGCTCCCTGAAAAAGAAAATCAAGCCAGGTGGATGAACGAGGGTATTAAACAGTTTATTCATTTAAAAAGTAACTGCTATGAAGCCATTTCCACCCTTTTAGCTGACATGGAGGTGAACACCATTGAAAAGACAAAAGCCTGA
- a CDS encoding dihydrolipoamide acetyltransferase family protein, whose translation MAMEQIKMPQLGESVTEGTISKWLVSVGDKVNKYDPLAEVMTDKVNAEVPSSFTGVIKELIADEGDTFAVGEIICTIEIEGGIAEEPSASGSEQKETSSDAEVAVQVDQGNKARYSPAVLKISQEHGIDLTQVSGTGAGGRITRKDLLRIIESGNIPTTSQKVEAQKEPASAPSAKQDVGKPVSTPAPAVDVPLAAGDIEIPVTGIRKAIAANMLRSKHEAPHAWTMVEVDATNLVEYRNSLKDEFKKKEGFNLTFFAFFVKAVAQALKEFPQINSMWAGDKIIQKKDINISIAVATDDALFVPVIKNADEKTIKGIAREISELAVKVRTGKLKSDDMQGGTFTVNNTGSFGSVQSMGIINYPQAAILQVESIVKRPVVMNNGMIAVRDMVNLCMSLDHRVLDGLVSGRFLQRVKEILENTSKSTTSIY comes from the coding sequence GTGGCAATGGAACAAATTAAAATGCCTCAGTTAGGGGAAAGTGTAACCGAAGGTACGATTAGCAAATGGTTAGTATCTGTCGGCGATAAAGTCAATAAATATGATCCCCTTGCAGAGGTAATGACAGATAAAGTAAATGCGGAAGTCCCATCCTCCTTTACAGGTGTGATCAAAGAGCTAATTGCAGACGAAGGCGATACATTTGCCGTTGGGGAGATTATTTGTACGATTGAGATTGAAGGCGGTATTGCTGAGGAACCGTCAGCATCTGGAAGCGAACAAAAGGAAACGTCCAGCGATGCTGAAGTAGCAGTCCAGGTAGATCAAGGCAACAAAGCCCGTTATTCACCTGCTGTTCTGAAAATTTCACAAGAACATGGCATTGATTTAACTCAGGTGTCAGGCACCGGTGCAGGCGGGCGAATTACAAGAAAAGACCTGTTGAGAATAATCGAGTCAGGAAATATTCCTACTACTTCTCAAAAGGTTGAAGCGCAGAAGGAGCCAGCATCGGCACCGTCTGCTAAACAAGATGTAGGAAAGCCAGTGTCTACCCCAGCCCCAGCGGTAGATGTTCCATTGGCAGCCGGCGATATTGAGATACCTGTAACAGGCATTCGAAAAGCAATCGCTGCAAATATGCTGCGCAGCAAGCATGAAGCACCACATGCCTGGACAATGGTCGAAGTCGATGCAACCAATTTGGTGGAATATCGAAACTCTCTTAAGGATGAATTCAAGAAAAAAGAAGGATTTAATCTAACTTTCTTTGCTTTCTTTGTGAAGGCAGTTGCCCAAGCTTTAAAAGAATTCCCGCAGATTAATTCGATGTGGGCCGGGGATAAGATTATTCAAAAGAAGGATATCAATATCTCAATAGCGGTTGCAACCGATGATGCGCTTTTTGTTCCTGTTATTAAGAATGCAGATGAAAAGACGATAAAGGGGATTGCCCGTGAAATTTCTGAGCTTGCTGTGAAAGTGAGAACTGGAAAGTTGAAGTCTGACGATATGCAGGGCGGAACATTCACGGTAAACAATACAGGCTCGTTTGGCTCTGTTCAATCAATGGGAATCATCAATTACCCACAGGCTGCGATTCTCCAAGTGGAATCCATTGTCAAACGCCCAGTTGTGATGAACAATGGCATGATTGCGGTCCGTGACATGGTGAACCTATGTATGTCACTTGATCACAGAGTCCTGGACGGACTTGTTAGCGGCCGATTCTTACAGCGTGTGAAAGAAATTCTAGAAAATACATCAAAATCTACAACGTCAATTTATTAA
- a CDS encoding alpha-ketoacid dehydrogenase subunit beta: MAVISYIDAVTMAIREEMERDSKVFVLGEDVGVKGGVFKATQGLYEQFGEERVIDTPLAESAIAGVGIGAAMYGMRPIAEMQFADFIMPAVNQIISEAAKIRYRSNNDWSCPMVIRAPYGGGVHGALYHSQSVEAVFANQPGLKIVMPSTPYDVKGLLKAAIRDNDPVLFFEHKRAYRLIKGEVPTEDYTLPIGKADVKREGDDITVITYGLCVHFALQAAEKLAKDGISAHILDLRTVYPLDKEAIIEAASKTGKVLLVTEDTKEGSIMSEVSAIIAEHCLFDLDAPIKRLAGPEVPAMPYAPTMEKFFMVNPEKVEKAMRELAEY; the protein is encoded by the coding sequence ATGGCAGTAATTTCTTATATTGACGCAGTAACAATGGCCATTCGAGAAGAAATGGAACGGGATTCAAAGGTGTTTGTTCTTGGTGAAGATGTTGGTGTAAAAGGTGGCGTTTTTAAAGCTACTCAAGGTTTGTATGAGCAATTTGGCGAAGAAAGAGTCATTGATACACCACTTGCCGAATCTGCAATCGCGGGGGTAGGAATCGGTGCCGCGATGTACGGCATGCGTCCGATTGCTGAAATGCAATTTGCTGATTTTATCATGCCGGCAGTAAATCAAATTATTTCAGAAGCGGCAAAAATTCGCTATCGATCAAATAACGACTGGAGCTGTCCGATGGTTATTCGGGCACCATACGGCGGTGGGGTGCATGGGGCACTTTATCATTCCCAATCGGTTGAGGCCGTATTTGCAAACCAACCCGGATTGAAGATTGTGATGCCTTCTACTCCCTATGATGTAAAAGGTCTATTGAAGGCAGCGATTCGTGATAATGATCCTGTGCTATTTTTCGAACACAAACGTGCCTATCGCTTAATTAAAGGCGAAGTACCAACAGAAGATTATACATTACCAATCGGAAAAGCAGATGTAAAACGTGAAGGCGATGACATCACGGTGATCACCTATGGACTATGTGTTCATTTTGCCCTTCAAGCAGCAGAAAAACTTGCTAAGGATGGAATCTCAGCTCATATTCTTGATTTACGTACCGTTTATCCACTTGATAAAGAAGCGATCATTGAGGCCGCGTCTAAGACAGGTAAAGTGCTGCTTGTAACAGAGGATACAAAAGAAGGAAGCATTATGAGTGAAGTATCAGCAATTATCGCCGAGCATTGTTTGTTTGACCTGGATGCTCCAATTAAGCGTCTGGCTGGTCCTGAGGTTCCGGCAATGCCGTATGCACCAACAATGGAAAAATTCTTTATGGTAAACCCTGAAAAGGTCGAAAAAGCAATGCGTGAGCTTGCTGAGTATTAA